From the Triticum urartu cultivar G1812 chromosome 4, Tu2.1, whole genome shotgun sequence genome, the window GGTTGTTTTTATCTGCAACCATGCACTCATCCGGAGAAACTTTCATATGTAGACCTGACCAAACTTGACCAAGCGAGCCAGTGGCGGAGCTAGCATCTGACAACAGGGTGGTCCACTCCTAAATTTTTTTTGACAACCAATATCACATCGAACATAGTAAAACTAGCCACAATGgatagtaacatacacatatccctgGACTATATTACTATCTCCCTAGTGCGTAGTAACTTAAGGATGGTAACATGCAAagattcatttattaggttataggctcatattgcattgggacatgtgatgttacagtaactagctaagttactatAACTACCTCTTTTTttattaactcattgccacataagcaaatttgctgagttggactcgatgttactATTAAAGTTACTTccactgtggctagtctaagAGCATGTACAATAGTAGGCGCTTATCTAGGTGCTTACAcagaaaaaaataaatagcaaaaggTTTAAAAATCCCCAAGCGTTATCTGCTCCAACGCTGGCGCTAACCATGGGCGCTAAATACGTATGGAAAACAACGCTCGCGCCTCATCTCGTGGGAAAAAAAAAGAGGCAAGCGCTCGATGCCTTTCTTTCCGTCGCTGCAGCTCCGGACCCCTAGGAATTGAGGGCGTAACTGCCGATCAGACTGGAAATTATTCGTAGCGTCCACCCTTAGGGCATTTCCAATGAGAAGGCGCTTGTACAGGCGCTTGAGAAGAAAAAATTAATAATTTACCACTTAGCATCGACGTAAGAGTCTCAGCCTCCAACGCTCGTATCAATCTGCGGACGCTTAGGCAAATTAAAAAAAATGCAAGCGCCTGTAACCTCCAATGCTGCTAACGAAGCGTCCATCGAAGTTCACCGCAAGATCCGTACGTACCTGGTGGATTTCTGTTCCTTCCTTTGCGTCCTGTGTAGCGTCCGACTCCCGTTATATGACTTATATCCACACGTGAGACAGTTTTTTTTTACTGAAGCGTCCGGTGCCACCTCACACGTCGACGCCAAGGAAAATCCCAGGATCAGCAGGGAATGAAGCGTAACGACAAGGAAATCCATCGTAGCGCCCGCTTATAGCACCTGCGTTAGCATTTCCATTGCAGAGCGCTTGTGTAGGCGCTTAGGAAGACAAAATAAATACCGTAAAATAAAAACAATCAGCTTAGCGCTTTTTACCCAACGGGGAGCGCTAACGACGGTCGCTAATTAATAGCAAAACCAGTTGGAAGACCTGTCGCTACATGCATCGCTGAAGGCCTGCtggagaaaaaaaaggagaagcgCCCGCCTCCAACCTTTGCGCCGACGCCAGGTAAGGCGCTGGGATTTGTTACTCTAACTGCCAATTGAGCACATTATTAATCCTGGCGCCCGGCACTAGCGCCCGGCATTGTAGATGCCCTTAGCGCCTAGCGTTGAAGATGCCCTAACTAACTACCAATATCACAAAGAAATATGTAGATCAATATGGTCTTACAACACATTAAAATTCTCAATTAAGTTTTAGTGCAAAATTAGGTATCTATTCATGTACTGGATAGCATAGTACAAAAAATCAAACCCCAAGTCAGAATTTAGGATACCTTTACAATTGGGGTATTCCTGGGGCTGGTGTGGTGACTGAGCGGCAGTGACTACCGCAGGATTTGCAGGAGGGCAAGGACAGGGGCGCAGCCGCAACCGCGCGCAGGGCAGGGGCACGGGCAGGGAGGCACGGCCGGACCAGAGGGACGGACGGCAGGGCGGGCGGGAAGGAGAGGCGGGACCGCGGGAGCCTCCTGGGCGCCGGGTTCCGGCCAGCGACGGGCGGCGAGGTCGTGAGGAACGGCGATGATGAATTGGTGAGGAGGCTGGGCGTCGGGGTCGAGCAGTGCCATGCGAGGGCATTACTTGGACTGGGCTTGCCTGCGTGGGTCAACCGGTATGTGCGTTGGGCCGTTTTTTAACTCTGGCCCAGTTATAGATGTATATGTATAATAGGCTGATCCAAAATTCCAGGGTGAGCCGCGGCCCACCCTGTGGCTCCGCCCCCGAAGCGAGCTGTAGGCTGTTGTAGCTAATTACTTGACATGACACGGACTGAGACAGAGCTGTAGCTATCGCGTATGCTTCTCTCTCTATTCATAATTTAGGGTGCAAAATAAATTATTTTTCATCCGAGATAATCTTATGATCGCTTTCTAAATAAATTACGTTTAAAATATAAATAGTTACATGCATATTGATTCAATATGTAAATTTTGGTATAAAAAAGCAAAAATATAGAATATAAGATCAGAAAACTcacattatatatatattttaCATACATTCGTAATTTTACGTAACATAAAATACTTTTTATGGCAAGTACATATTTTCTTACGTTCTCTTTTTATGTACGAAATAAGAAAAAAATTACGAAACGTAAAAATACGGTGCCTTGATGTCAAAATAGAGAGGGgttgaagaataactattcctcacccagggtgacgaataacgcgaccctatatatatatgaaaatGGGTTAGTACTCCTAGGAGTACGTACTCCCAATGCCATGTGTGCCTCTTTTTTTAGACGCCCAAATCGCTGCTTAAATCTGCTTAGCTTTTTATTTAAGAAAACAACAACTGTTGCATGCGAGGACCGCGCTCGTTTACAAGTTTGTTGACCGATCCATGTTTTTAGGGATTATAACTAGCTGTTCTCACCGGAATACAAATTTTAGAAGATACCTTCATAGAAAATATCCACTCTCGGCGGCTCCTCCTATGGCATGTCACAACCTTGCCGACGTATCACGACaggcgacgacggcggcggcacTACAACATCTGACGACGACGATGAGATGCGAGACTTGCGGAGGTAACCAACGACATGTAAAACCAGATCCTTGGGAAGATCCTCCTTCTGTTGGATTCCAGGTGATTATCTATGGCCTTGTCGTTGCCTTCCGCGTCGCTAGTTCACATGGATGAGAGTTATGCATCAGTACAACGGATCTTGAAGCCAAGGGCCAGCAGCATGCGGTTAGTCTCCATACGATCAACCTATTATTTTTCCTGCTCTGTCGTTTCCTAGAGAAGAATAAACAGTTTTTTTTGTGCCCTATATGGAGGTTCTCCAGGTGGCCGAGGGTACTAGAACTCGGACAACTACGATGAATCCGTCGGCGACATACGTACGGGCTCAGCTATGTATGCATCCACTTATCCATATTCAGGGCGTTCAAGAGAGGCATTGCAAACTGCTGGCCTCGGCCATAAAAGAAGAATGTCACCACGATTCCTTGACCATCAAAGAAGAATGTCACCATGATTCTGGGGTaatttgttaggattttcttctAGTTGTCTATAGATTTTCCTACTTCAATGTAAAAAGACCATAATGAATTACATATGCTAGTTACTTCCCACGAACTGTTTAGATGAACAAACTTGACGTGTACTGTCCTTGTAAATCAATATTCTCATAGATCTGATATACTTATTTTTAAATGAACATACTCCTTTTTAGgtgtcggagtaattggacacggataccccgaagacggcaAGATGATacttcaagacatcggggctggcaaagcccctcagtccgactgcctGGCCGCTTCCGCCGGCTccccagccggctgccgactgcgcctaCCAGTCGGCTGCCGACTACGCTAACCAACCGGCTGCCGACTGCACcagccagccggctgccgactgcagcccgaaGCGACATCGACAAGACCCCGACGTGGCGGCCATACCGCGGACGAAACGGCTATACCTCGATGCCATCATgtatagtgtcacttgtcccctggcactatttatgaagtgacccagggaACAAGCATGACACCCCACCATGCCTACATAGCTTACTCTCTAAGCTAGCCATGCCTATATAAAGGCACatatccacacacacacacacaagctaGCAAGCTAgctatccatccatccatccacatGAGCACACATGCTCACGGCCATGAGCATGGCCGGCCACTAGCATGCCTCGTATAGGCATATACCAGATCAGATGCATTTGGCACTGATCCCAGATACAGCTCTaggagcactttgtactgcccgatgtacaccccagatagatacactcagacatgcagcagtaggagtattatttctccggagagctccgaagctgggtaaatcaccgcgtgctactcgcataaccgctcccggtcctatcagcagcagtcttacccacacactaagcccttgagacatctgtcgactcgcaagccccccgtgagaaataccacgacagttggcgcccaccgtggggcggtacTACTACTACGCTACCACATTGCTGCTGGTTTCGCTGTCCGGGCGGGACCCTTTTTTCTTCGTCGCCTCCGCCGCGGCGTCGCGCCGTCACTCCGGTAGCACTCGGGGGCTCGACATCGACCCGCCCCCGGAGCGGCTGCGAGGGGCGGCGCGCCCTCGCCGTCGGCCTCTTCGTCTTCATCATCGCGGCGTCGCGCCGCCTCTCCGATAGCGGTCGGGGGCTCGACATCGGCATGCCCCTGGAACGGCCGTGAGGGGCGGCGTGACCTCGCCATCGGCCTTGCCTTCTTCACCACCACCGCAACGCCGACCATCCGTCCGCGCGCGCGCCGCGCGCGGGGCCTCGCCTCGGTCGGCCGTGTCCGTCCACGCGACGCTCGCGTCTGCTTTCCTCCGTGTTGCGCCTTGCTCCGGTCGACACGCGCGTTCATTCCTCCACATACCATTTATGCGAGCTAGCTAGCTGCTAAGTCAAACAGTCAACCATGGCCATACATTGCCCATACACTTCTCAGATATGGATCGGACACGACCTGTACACTACCCAGACCATGCCCAGAGGATGGTGTGTTTCTATACCATGCTGCGTCTCCGACTGCCCTCTGCTCCGCTCTCCTGCCATGATTGCGCGCCCCTCCACCATCCCCGCGGCCGCACGCCGCCCCGCTGGAGCTGTGCTGCTCCGGCGCCCCTCCTCGCCCGGCTTGCGGCTCGGGCCGCCCCGCACGACTCGCCGTCTCCGTGCCACGACCATCTCTCGCGAGCCCGCCGGCCCCGTGCCGGCTTCTGCTCCGCCCAGCCGCGGCTTGCCGCGCCGGCTGCGCCCCTCACCGCCGTGACCAGCGTCCGTGCTGGCTCGGCCGGCCGTCCCCGCCTGCGCCATTTCCACGCCGGGTTCCACCCGCGCCGGCGGCGTCGAGCCGCCAACCCCTCTACGTCCCCGCACCCGGCTGCCGGCTCCCGCGCCCGTCACCTGTGCCGCCCGCCGGATCCCGTCCCCAACGTCGCCCGCGTCTGGCCGCTTCCTCGCTCGGCTGGCGGGCTCCCGCGCGCCCGTTGGCCGAGCCGCCTCCGGCTCCCGCGCGCCCGTCGCCTGTGCCGCCTCCGGCTCCCGCCCGCTCCGGCCGGCTCTGGCGTCCGCCACCGCCCCTGGCCGACTCCCCTCCTGGCCGCCTCCGCTTGCGGCCGCCTGCCGCCCGCTCCGGCCGGCTCCGGCTTCCGCGCACCCTGCCGGCTTCCCAGGCCTGCCGGGTCTGCGCCCGCCCCGCCCCGTGGCTGACTCCCTCGGCTCCGCCTCCGCGAGCTGCTCCAGGCGCGGCCCCGCCCCctgcggcctcctcctcctccgccgacCCGGCTGCGCCTCGCGTCTGCCGCTGTCCGACTGCTCCGCCTCGACCGCAGGCGTGCCCGCTGCCCGAGGCCGGCTCCTCCGCCCGAGCGGCAGCCGCCGGGGTCCTCCGCGCCGCGCCCGCCCTCTGCCCCGGGCTGCTCTGCGTCGAGCCGCCTCCGGGGCTCGGCCGGTTGCCCGTGCCGGCCTTGCCGTCTCACCCCCGCACCCGGCCGCCTGCTCCCGCGCCCGTTGCCTACCCCGCCGCGCGGACTCCTCCGCCTGCGCGCCCCGTGGCCGGCTGCGTCGCGCCGGTCGAAGGCCGGCTGAGCTCCGCGCCGACTCGCGCCTGCGACGGCCGCCTCCCGCCTCGGCCGTGGCCTTCGCTGGCCGGCTGCCCAGAAGACAAAGAAGGGGGGCCGGCTAGAAGAGGATGGCTGTTCGGTtggaaaaaaaagagagaagagaaaaaAAATGCGTCCGACTGCCAGATATACGTCCGACCGTTGGCTATCTGGCCGGCTGCAAAGAGCCCGACTGCCGTGTCGGGGTCCGCCCTTCAGCCGtctgaagaagaaaaagaagaagacaaagtagttgccggaagatccggcccgactgctcagcagtcggcccgaat encodes:
- the LOC125554874 gene encoding vegetative cell wall protein gp1-like; its protein translation is PPPSPRPHAAPLELCCSGAPPRPACGSGRPARLAVSVPRPSLASPPAPCRLLLRPAAACRAGCAPHRRDQRPCWLGRPSPPAPFPRRVPPAPAASSRQPLYVPAPGCRLPRPSPVPPAGSRPQRRPRLAASSLGWRAPARPLAEPPPAPARPSPVPPPAPARSGRLWRPPPPLADSPPGRLRLRPPAARSGRLRLPRTLPASQACRVCARPAPWLTPSAPPPRAAPGAAPPPAASSSSADPAAPRVCRCPTAPPRPQACPLPEAGSSARAAAAGVLRAAPALCPGLLCVEPPPGLGRLPVPALPSHPRTRPPAPAPVAYPAARTPPPARPVAGCVAPVEGRLSSAPTRACDGRLPPRPWPSLAGCPEDKEGGPARRGWLFGWKKKREEKKNASDCQIYVRPLAIWPAAKSPTAVSGSALQPSEEEKEEDKVVAGRSGPTAQQSARISGATPSGCADAPPREK